Within the Pseudorasbora parva isolate DD20220531a chromosome 15, ASM2467924v1, whole genome shotgun sequence genome, the region CACCTGGTATTGCCAGAAGATCCTACTCAGAATatcagaaaatatatataatatgattacaaaataaaatgatgGTTTTCGATTTTAATGTACTTTAAAATATGATGTTAAATGTGTCATTTAAcatgtcacatgacccttcaaaaagcgctatataaataaaggttactTGGTTtgacttcagaaatcattcaatatactgatttattatcaatgttggaaacagctgtgctgcttaatttcTTAATAATTTGTAATACTTGGTTCAGGagtctttgatgaataaaacgtaaaaaaaaaaaaaattgaaatcttttgtatgcactaccgttcaaaagtttggggtaagtaattttctctttctttttttaatgcctTTACCCAGTAAGAATGCGTTAAATTGATAGTAAAATTAGAGAAATTCATCAATTAGtcctgaaaaaagtatcacagttattttttttttaaaaacacaaaaactcaacaacaacaaaaacagcacaacggtttccaaaattcataataacgaagcatcaaatcagcatagtattatttctgaaggatcatgtcaagtgacactgaagactggagtaatgctgctgagaattcagctttgatcacaggaataaattacattttaaagtatattaaaatagaaaagttattttaaattgtaataatatttcacaatattatttttttccctggttttttaatcaaataaatgaagccttgagcataagagacttcataaaaaacattaaaaatagcaatgtttccaaactttggACTGgtactatacacacacacacacacaccagcacaAAGTTTTTGGGAACATGACCTACTATGACTGTAATAGAGCATAAAAGACAGCCAGAGACAGTGAGACTTGTGAGGGATCGTGTCCTTGAGTGAATCCATGGACCGTCTTACtcggttacacacacacatattttccCCAGTGTATGTCTGTTCATGCTGCGCTCATTAAAATTCACCCCACGTCATGCCTGCTCACGCTGGCAGAGCACAGAGACCGTCCGACTgcgcgtctctctctctcgctctctgtcACACAGGTACTCAAAGAGAGGAGTTTATATCTCTCAGATCTCAAAGCGCACTAAACGTGtagaaaaaaatcatacaaacAGTGAAGCATGTGGAGTCTGCTGTTCTGTGCTACAAATACTATATAGACAAAAGTACACACAGTAGAGCGCATGTTTTAGTGCACAGAAGTTTAAATTCGGCTCGCAACTACTGAGAGCATCATATTACCCACAAAGCTTTGGGTCTGTATGGGACCTGAAGGAAAACCAAACATacaaaattaaagaaaaaaacacaaagtaaAAGAGAAAAACACTTCAGATAGAAAGAAATAATACTccattcacttttttttaaacaatatttattCTGAACACAACAAATCATCATCACTTGAAATCACATGCATGTGAATCACAGCCTCATTCCAGAGTTATTTCTGTAAAATTAGctttttctaaaaatatatatgaaagaATTGTTCGGTGGTAAGAGCGGAACACTACGGCTACCGGCACCGTAACGATAGTCTCGGCCTAACCAGCCAGCTTTCACAGATTTGCTCTTGACCCGAAGGGCACAGGAAGTGATGTCATTATGCCCCATGTACTGCAGGTAAAAATCACATGACCGAGAGTCCATGAACGAATTtggcacaaaaaaacaacagcaatttaaaaaaaaatagtaaataaGATTGAAAACTAAATCATAGATATTTTTGGCAGGTATTTAAGAATACAATGAAATGAAGGCATCAATATGATTCACATTCCAGCTTTGCACAACCACACGCGAATATAGAGAGGCACGCATaccacacagatacacacacacacctcaagaAAAACACACAGCAGGTCTGACGTGTGTGTGCAAATGTTTGTAGGTAAAGAAATGTTCGTTCACAGGAAATATTGACTACAAACAGTGCTTCTAGGAAAATCGATAAAATCAAGGATGGGTAAAACTCTCCGGTAAAAGGAGGATAGCAAGTAATCCGCCTCTTTATCAAAGTACCTGTTCGAAAATCTATAAAACTAAATCATTCTGATCTTAAATATACATAAACGCTGAATCCGACTTGAAAATCTAAAATCGATTACTTGAAATGACCAAAATATGTCCTCAACTGTACATTGAAAAAGCTGCTGAAATGCTGTTTGTctaatgaaaataaatacaaaaaagtgATTCGAAAATAAATTACAGTACAGCTCGACCCTTTAATTTAGTTCCTTTAGAAGGTCGTTTTTACAGCTTTCGCAGGAACTCCGTCCTCAACATGACCACACCCACTTCAAACAAACCACGCCCACATACCTCAGCCAGCCAATCATCAACTCATCATGCTTGTCCTTCAATCACACGTCACATTCTATTGCGTTCTGTTCCGTTCCGTTCCGTTCCGTTCCCACCTCGGTCCATTCTTGACAGTCTTTGGGTTTTTCAAAAGCTCTCAAACTCACAAACTAACAAAATCAGCTACAAAATTCAAATGAGAATAACTAGTCAAACTAGCAGGTTTGCAACACAGACCCCTTAAATCTGCatctcaaaaacaaaaaaagaagagtaaaaaacattgaaaaacaacaaaatttCCTTCTCAAGCAATCCACAGGAAGCCACGTCCAATCCCTGAACTCTCTCTGATAGGCTGAGCATGGGTTCAGAGCTCATTGTCTTTGTGGTGATGTCAGCAGAAAGTGTTTGCATGGTGACGCCACACctggaaaaaacaaaatatatataaaagtgaaCAAAGCAGCACACCTATAGACATCCAATACTGTGTGAAACTCACGTGGCACTGCTTGCTTCATATATTTAGCTTAACCtgggaaaaaacaaacacaagaaaAACTTACACTCACAATAATGTACAGCCTGACAACAAtctgaaaaatatattattggtaacactttctaAGAAGCCTGTATTTCTAATGCATTATAAGGGGATTTTAAGGGACTTTTAATGCATTGTACTCTTAAAATTTATAACCACAAATAGGTGTGTATTGTAGCTGTTGTTATGATTATTTTTCATACAACATATGCATGTATTATTGATACAACATATGCAtgtattaaaatgcattaagaatactcttataatgcattataaacacAGGCTTCATAAAAAGTGTTGTCCATTTATTGATTTAAATATATTGAACcttaagacaaaaaaaaaaaaaaatgtaaaacataataataaaaaaggattattttacatatttgataCATCAGTTTGGCAGACTAATgatataaaatgcatataaatatcattgtcactatatctcacaattatgtctTAGTAAGATGATATTGAAatgcttagttttatgatcaaaTCTGTGTTGTTTCAATTGAGGAAGTCAAaacataatgcaatgcaatacaatgatGATTAAGAGATTATGTATGATAGTcccattttaacatgatttttcgAAAAAAATGATGTATGGATAATCAAGTGTTCATCTTGAAATATTACTAACATTATAGAAGTTATTCTTACGCTTTATACATGTGTCTATTTGCTGAGAAATAtttgttgatttaaaaaaaaagattcagacGAAAGAAGGCATGCAGCAGATTTTTCAGCAGTTTTGATCATGTGGATCATTTGGAGGCCTTGGAAACTTTCTTAAGGTTAATAAAGGAATATCTTGTGTGGGTATTTTGCTAACCTATGAGCTGTAATATTCCGACACACTGGTTATTTCTCAGAGAAGCCGTCTGGAGGTCTCTGGTGATCCATTAATCTCTTATCTGGAATTAGTAAAGCTGCTTCAGCTCAGTACAGTAACTAATTGAGTAGATAATCTATCACCTTGTTTCCTCAACCCCTGTTTAACCTGCACAGTGTTTTTAATTAAAGAGACTCACTGCACGTTTTACAGAGTGAAGAACAATTGTGCATATGAACCAGCTGGCTTTTGTGCCCCTCATTATTGTATGAATAAATAtgtctttaaaaataaacagcTGATGCGAGCCTCATCAACAAAACCCAACGCATCAACAAAAAAGAGCTGCTGATTTGATCTTAGTCTTTACTTTTTGTCTTTATCTATTTATGTTTCCATCTGTTCTTGGTGCAAATTATATGCATAACCACTATcgttcaaatgtttattttaaagaaattcttcatctattttattcatttaaaaatccagaaaaaaagatcatggtttccacaaaaatgtcaCGCAGCATAACCGATTTCAACATCGATAAAGACAATCATTctcagcatatcagaatgatttgtgaaggatcatgtgacacgggagtaatgatgctgaaatatCAGCTTTCACAGGAatgcttttcatttaaaatatattcaaaaagaaaagttattttaaattcacaaatatttcactatattacttttttattgctgataaatgcagccttggtgggACTTTTGAAAACATCCCAATCCCAAACTTTTATATGGTTGTGTGTGAGATTGTGTATGTGAATATATCCAAATCAAGTTAACAATTTTCTGGTCTAGAGACAAGATACTGATCAAAAATCATTGACATTTTACCATAGGCATGTTTTAAGTGCAGAAAGCTACTAATTTTGAGCAAACTTTTGCTTAAAGCCTAATTGAACCGATGGCGTCTGAAACTAGCAGAGAAAGGCCATCAGAAGCAGACCAATAAAACAAGAGCAGGGGAGCTGGATGGAGAGATGAATGAATACaataaagaaagagaaagaacgaGCGCTATAATGAAGGGGTTTCCCAGTACGGGTTCTGCTCATAAAGATTCAGTGTGTATCGGACCCCTCTGACCCTACAGGAAgtagttaaaaaaaacatccagcACCCCCCCACACACTCATAAACAGCCTCCTCATTAATACTAACGAGTAGTTAAGAACTAACGAGCCCCCTCAGACAGCGCAGACACACGCCAGACGCACACAAACCCCGTCCTGTAAAACATTATGAGCTTTTGTTGTGTGCAGGGAGGATAAATCTCATTAAATCGCTGATGTTCATGTAGCAACAGCAAATGAAAGAGCCACGGAGGTCAGGATTCAGTAGCATTGTGGGTAATGTAGTTCTGATGTGAAGGGTAGTACCTCTGTCTTTCCCATTCTGCAGTCTctcttcctcctctcctccATCCTCTTCTAGAGACAACAGAAgatgataaatatatatacagtatatattcaCACGCACACATATCTGTATCTATGTATCGATCTatatatccatctatccattgtCGTGGCAAATTCAAAGTTTTCAAATGTCTTTAGTTCTTCAAAGTTAATCTCTTGGAGTCGAAGACCCAGGTCTCAAAAGATGTAAACTTTACTTTTAGGCCAACAAAGTGAGATGCAGCTGTTCATCTGGCTCTTTCATGGTAAAACTTAATTGCTTATACTCTTTTCTTATCATCTTTCATCCAATCAGCATCCTTTTCTTTTTGGCTCCAACTTACAGTTTCGCCACAATTATACACAAACTTTGTCACATATCATATTTATTTGTGGAAAAACCCAGGCgttcagatttaaaaaaaaatctcttataTAACACTTTCATGATAGTTTACCAGCGCTTCACACCAATTTTTCCCATACAACAAATGTAACCCCTTGTTTCTCACGCTTTATGTTTTTGACGAACGACAGACCTTAATTTTTTGGTGCACAGCCAAAGCCCCCTATTATGCGGCTGAGGCTTAGTGAGGCCTACTAAGGCCTAGTGAAAATTAATTTCTTCcacaccatccatccatctatcaagGAAGTAGTTTTTGCTGTGGTATCTATGTACCAGAAGGGCGCTTCAAGTAACAAACAGAAAGCCAAGTCACATTTTTCCTTGCTGATCTGATTCATGAGTCCAAAAACCATAACATGACCCGAAATGTGAGTTTTGTGATCCGTTGAACCACTAAACAAGACAGATGAGAATTATCTGCACGCTCTCGTACCCGAGTTGAGCTCTTTGACCAGAGAAGACATGGTGTTTGTGATGGAGTCTGCCGCCACCAGGAGATCATTTCGTAGGTTTCTGCGAGGTCCTGTAGattttaaacacaaaaaaatatgatgTGAAAAGAGTTCTGATTTGATGTCAATGCAGAGTTTAGGTTAAAAACTTGCTAACAACATTGAATTATTACACCATGTAACAGGTATGAACCAACATATTTGCCTgtccacaacacaacaaatacaaaaaaaatctcagccAATCAGGACTTATTTTGGACTAATGATGTCCGGTGGGCAGGTCTACCCAGTTCATTCCAGAAATCTGATTCATGTGACCAACAAAAATATTGTGTTGCTCATCcgaaatggcaaaaaaaaaaaaataattaagaaGGTACCCTGAGAAAATGCTTCCTGAACATCTCCACCCACTCCAGCTAAAGAGTCCTGGGGCCCGTGGGTGGGGGTGTGGCCTGTGGGGGTGGAGCCTGAGGAAGGAGAGCGAATGGGCATTGGCATAGAACGAGGGGAGGCGTGGCTTGGGGACGAACCAGAAGCTTGAGCCTGAGAAAGAGATGAAAACTTCATATTGTACGTTACAATATGTTCATTTTAACTAAATGTTTCAGCTAGCGCTAAAAACTACTGATTGATCTCACAGCGGGTAAAAGTTTATACAAGTTAACGCCTATTCACAACAAAACTAAAGCCAAACTCATGAAATAAAGAATTTATTTTAGTTTCTTAAAATATGTGCCATATGCTACTAAATAACACATAAGAAGATTGTTTTGTGAGAACTAACAGCAGACGGTGGAagttgagagaaaaaaagaaagagtgaAATAAGTCTAAACGAAAAGGAACTTCACATGAACGAGCAAGAGACACTGAACAATTTCtctcacatcacacacacacacacacacgtgtggaGAGTGCAGTTTCATGTCCTCCAATATACTGGATAACAAATGTAAATATGGAAATAACATTAGTtatactttaattttttttctatattacaaatgagtaaacatcagtgcTGCAgaaaatgttgcaaaagctttcttgagaaaactgtgatgttttatttcatttaactaaaataatatttaatagttttagtttatgtttaAGTTAACGTAATAACACTAGTGAGCATAAACTGAGTTTAATTTCTTTCACTTCTTTGGTTTGATTGGATGCTGCCATGGATATTTTACCATGTAATGcacttaaattaaatgtaaaatatattccaCACACGGAAGAATACTTCCAggtaacaataaaataaaaaaatggttaGGTAATAAAGAGGTTTATATTGTAGGTGTCctcttttagtttttttgggGGCGGTAAACTTCCTTTCAAAAACAACAGCTAAGTCCCTTAAATTACGTCATCCACGCTGTAACAATGAATGTATTTTCTGTAAGGCTGCTTAGACATGTATTGTGAATGTATACTAATGTATACAAACGTGAACTGAATGGTTTTTGGTGTGAAAACAACAGAACATCATCAGCGAGTCTAGAGCTGTTCAGTAGTGATGTCCATTCATAGACCagaccagaatttttttttttttcaatcacaGTATTTTCTCTCTCATGCATagtaaaacacacactcacagcttGTCTCTGCTCCTCATCCTGTGAGAACAGAACAGACACAGAGGAAAAGAACAGAGGGAGTGAAAaacaaaagagagaaaaagatgATGAAAACAACTATTAACACTATCAACTCTAATCTGTAAAGAGAAGAAATTAAAGTGGGAAACCACATCAAGTGTGTGAGAAAAGAAAGCATCTCAGATGCTAAATGCTAAAGGGAGCGATGCCCTCCAGTGGCGGAAATATTACAGTTCACTCCACTCTTGCCCTGTGTGTAGCGGTACCTTCAGTAGTTTCATGAGTCCTTCTAGCTGCACCATGAGCTCTCTCCTGCTCTCCTGTAGAGATGACATCCTCTGCTCCAGCTCATCCTTCCTCtgcctaaaacacacacaaacacaatgacACACCTTAGACCAGGAATCTGTACCATAAACGTTTAAATAtgtcattttggtgatcaaatATTAGTAAAGGGATACAACTTTTGACTATGCTTATTGAAAATGCTTTGCTTTTGTTCATGTGCCAGCGATTACTCCTATCGATCATTGTAAGTTTGTGTTAACTAATGTATTTATCTCACAAATGAAACAAATGCAAAAGGTTACCAAAactatttaaaggggtggtaaaacacattctttcgaaggcctgattgtgtttgtggggtgcactgtaacatgtgttcatgctttgttttttaaaaaaatcattatttttcataaaatgtacctttattctacactgctctgtcgattcttgtaaaaacggtctgatggtttccgggttctatgaagccagtccctcaaaaatacgcaatgggctcagattggttagcgGGCCAATAAAGCTAAAGTTAAAGTTAGTTAAAGGTCCTGTTTttcacgattccatcttttaaactttagttagtgtgtaatgttgctgttagagcataaataatacctgtaaaattataaagctcaaagttcaatgccaagcgagatattttatttaacagaagttccctttcaaagcctacagcgaacggccggtttggactacagccctgcacttccttgcttgaatgacgtcactagaaccgtttgttgactaaccctccacccacaagaacacgcaaaataaggggcgtggtcttgttgctctctcacgtggagaagagcgcattcagcgcttgcatctccccgttatggtaagaggcgggagcTTTCCGGGCcaagtgtgctaagctgctgtccaatcacaacacgggaagcgctggccaatcagaactcgttacgtgtttctgaaggagggacttcatagaacaaggaaatcatcaggccgctttcaggacagagaaagcagcgctgtacagataagtaaattgtgtgaaaaatactgtgttttttaacacgcgaaacatgaactcatgttatattgcacactgtaaacataatcaaagcttcgaaaacatgcgaagaacgggacctttaaagttaTCTCCCCCGTCCCTAGGAAGGCTGAAAAAAGTGGACCTACAAtccggatgaaaataacagcgctTCATCAGCATTGCAAAATGGCCTCGCCCCCTTTATTTACTATTCTCGGAGGGGTTTATGTCAATATTGAACCCGCTGATGTCACACTCTGGAGAAAAAGGCTGTAGTTCCCtaccggccgtttgctgtagtccatagaaattgatttctttaaaagcaaatatctccctttgctttaaactttgaacgttgtaactttccagatgttgtttatgctcaaacagcaacattacacactagctaaagttagaaaagtgaaatcgttttttaccacccctttaaaaatatataaatgttggTTCTGTAAGCAGTTGTGATCATCAAaaacttaaaggacaactcaggtgaaaaatgaccctaggggtaattaacagatggttaccgagtagatcgttctctgggatgcgttttcatgaaaatcgaatgtaaagagttttatctctaaaaacagattagcttataacgcttgtctatggggcacagagtaagtgaaattaaatcactagttaataccactaacaaggctcaaaatagcctcacactaacagtGTGAATAAGTGAATAAGTACAGtctaataagaagatactttataaagacagtgcattGTGCGTATAtggacagcagccatcttggaaaagagtctcgacgagtcgagccacgagcgctgtgctaagtgatgaactgtgacttggaatctcatatggtccgttgtttccggaagaaagcactgaacgcaacaaagaaaataaataaataaaaataaaaatctccatgtaattagatttcacaaacttaattcctatcgaccagctcacttagcacagcgttcgtcgcttgactagtcgagactgttatccaagatggctgctgaccgtaaacgcgtaatgcactgtctttataaagtatcttcttattaaactgtttgttcacttacaaagttctcaatcctTCAGTTttcatgtagggaccctcattatgctgccgtgttagtgtgaggctattttgagccttgttagtggtattaactagcgatttaatttcacttactctgtgcctcatagacaagcgttataagctaatctgtttttagagataaaactctttacattcgattttcatgaaaacgcattccagagaacgatctactcggtagccatctgttaattacccctagtgTCATTTCTCACTGAAGTTGTCCTTTAAACCAATATTAAAGAATATCTTGCAACGGCTGAGAAAAAGGTGTGCATAGACTGTCCCACCTCAGCTGTCTGAGTTCGGCCAGCAGGGTTGGGTTCTGTTGGACTCTCTCTGGAGTCGGCTGACACGCCTGTTCGTGCTCCACTCGCAAACGCTGGATCTCCTGTAAAATTTCCCTgaaattacacacaaacagtatTATCTTTTACACACTTACTAAGATTGAAATCCGAAACCACTGAGCTGGCTATGGCAGTCCATATGTAGTACCTGTTCTTGTTCTCCAGTTGCATGATGAGCTCTCTCTGCTGTTTGTTGGTGTCGTAGCTGAAGTCCGAAGGTCTCTGTGATGCACGAGAAGCAGGAATAAATACATAAGAAATCAGTAATATTGCTGGATATTAAGCATGTCTGTAGTGAGCATAATTTGAGAAgagagtaaatgtgtgtgtaacTCACAGCTGTGTGTACAGGGTCCGTGGCCAGACGAGATGCATAACGAGCGATGAGTTTGTGCTCTTCATCCGTTCGGCTAGGACTGTCTAatgcactacacacacacacagagatagagaaaatattattacaagacTTTAAATAACCtcagctgacacacacacacacacacacacacactaaccgtGGGCTGGTCTGAAGTTTGTTCACATACGCTGCGATCAGAGCATGTTCCTCGTTCATACGCTGAGCTGCGGCTAGAGTCGGCAgtctacaacacacacacacacacacacacacacacacacacacacacacacacacacacacgtttgtttaactaaactagtgaggacattgcatagACTTCCATGGATTTTATGTCAGgtaaataatattttctatGGCTACCCCTAAAGGTCAAAGGTGAAGAGCAGGTGTTCTTACCTTTTATTGGGGGTGGGGCCAGCAGAAGACGGCAGAACTGGTTCATTCATGTTTCCTATTGGACGGGGAGGacttgaaaagaaaaaaaacaagaatatgTATACacctataataataaaataatagataATATCTACATATAAATTGAATCtagatattaaatatattattttctattttataataatattagactaaaatatttaaacaacattttggtttacacacacacatacacacacattcacatacacTGGTTAGTCATGCAAAAATAAGAGCCAGAAACAACACAGACAGAACAGAGAGAAACAGAGCGGGATCCTGGTAAAAACAGGCAGATTGAAAGAAAAAGACACCTTAAAAAGAAGACATAATTTTAACTGACCTCACGCTTGTAAGCAGATAATAAAAGCAAACTactcctctgtctctctctgtgctCTGTCGAGTGATCGTGTCTGACCCTCATCAGTGTGTCCAATGAGACAATGTGATCATGTGATGTCAGGAACCAATAGAGACATTCCCAGTCCcacacttccatggccacagacagaggattttgtgtgtgtgtgtgtgtgtgtgtgtgtgtgtgtgtgtgtgtgtgtgtcttacacCATATTGGACAGGTTGAGGGGTTTCTCTGGGTATTCTGGGTAGACGGGATGGGACGGCTCTCTACTCGGCACACAGCCCAAAGATTTACTGATGGCACGGCCCAACTTCTTAGCTGGAGATTtctgaaacaaacacacacaaataataaGAGAGGAAAACATGTTTTGCAAAACACGAAGCATTAGCGTTTTTCCATAGCGTTCATAGAGCGAACCTTTTGCTGATTCTTTACAGTTTAATAGAACTTACTCCCATAAGGGGCATATGAAAAAAACTGGATAATTTCTTGATATTTAAGGTCCCCCATGGAAAGGGACAAACTAAATTCTGATCCTAAGTAACCGTGAGTAACACTATAAGTgggaaaaatataaaattattaaaaatataaatatggaAGAAGACATGATCGTTGCAGTTGATCCTCACCCAGGACGAATGCTCCTTCATCTCATGCTGGTTGTTGTGATTTCCGCTCACATGACCTCGCCAAAAACAATTCTGACAAAGCTGATAGTTGAAACACTGTTGACAGCGATAACGGAATCCCGTCATGCCTTCTGACCGACAGAAAGAACATGCCACCGGATGAtagactgagagagagagagagagagagagagagagagagagagagagagagagagagagagagagagagagagagagagagagagagagagagagaggaatatTAAACTACAAAATGACTCTTCATGACGTTAGGGATGAGGAAAAATTCTAGCGGTGTCACAGCAGTAACAAGTAAGTAATATATCCTTTTAAGagtaatatgaataaattagcATATAATATTCCTAGTGCGTTACCATTCTCTACGTTTGCCAGCCGATGCAACAGAGGAAGCCAAAAGAGACACTGAGGAAGAGGATCTGACATCAGAGTATCCAGAAACATGTTCAGCATCACCTTCTtctgttaaacacacacacacacacacacacacacactctaaataTCCATCAAAGAATTGCCAACATTTACACACTTTTGCATTTTCTGACTGTCCTGTGCAAAAGCTGCTAACGCAATGCAAGGGTGCTGCTATGTGGCTGCTAACTAACCCAAGTCAAGAGTTCACCCACATCTCTAGATATGGCTTGGATTCATCtgtcaatttaaaaaataaaaacctgttTTATTGTACAACAGTTTATGGCTGTGaattatttgaatttatttactATATAATTGTTAAAGGATtcattttttacattatgacAATGAGATAAATTCGTCTTTTTTTGCTTTACATAATGAAAAAATGCTTAATTTTCAGAAAGTATGATTCTAGCATACAAGTtttgtttataatatatatgtgtctATTATATTGATATTTACACATGTATACACGCATATataaacaaaaacttttattctaaatgcgattaatcgatttgacagcacaaaattatttatttttaattatcatattatttatttatttatatgtatatccACCCTACCTTCCaaggtttggggttggtaagatttttaatatttttgaaagtctcttatgctcaccaagactgcaaTTATTGgattaaaaaaagctaaattgtgaaaaaaaatttttttaatatattttaaaatacaattgaTTTatttgatgcaaagctgaattttcagcatcattactccagtcttgtgtcaaatgatcc harbors:
- the dtnba gene encoding dystrobrevin, beta a isoform X1, translated to MIEEAGRKGNVMADRKQIFTDMKTENYDTIRLSTYRTACKLRFIQKKCNLHLVDVWNMIEAFRDNGLNTLDVCTEISVARLETIITCIYQQLNKRLPTTHQINVQQNTSLLLNFMVAAHDSDAQGRLTVFSVKMMLSVLCGGKLVDKLRYIFSQISDSHGAMMVPKFDHFLQEALKLPNAVYEGPSFGYKDHFARSCFPQQKKVMLNMFLDTLMSDPLPQCLFWLPLLHRLANVENVYHPVACSFCRSEGMTGFRYRCQQCFNYQLCQNCFWRGHVSGNHNNQHEMKEHSSWKSPAKKLGRAISKSLGCVPSREPSHPVYPEYPEKPLNLSNMVPPRPIGNMNEPVLPSSAGPTPNKRLPTLAAAQRMNEEHALIAAYVNKLQTSPRALDSPSRTDEEHKLIARYASRLATDPVHTARPSDFSYDTNKQQRELIMQLENKNREILQEIQRLRVEHEQACQPTPERVQQNPTLLAELRQLRQRKDELEQRMSSLQESRRELMVQLEGLMKLLKDEEQRQAAQASGSSPSHASPRSMPMPIRSPSSGSTPTGHTPTHGPQDSLAGVGGDVQEAFSQGPRRNLRNDLLVAADSITNTMSSLVKELNSEEDGGEEEERLQNGKDRG
- the dtnba gene encoding dystrobrevin, beta a isoform X2, whose translation is MIEEAGRKGNVMADRKQIFTDMKTENYDTIRLSTYRTACKLRFIQKKCNLHLVDVWNMIEAFRDNGLNTLDVCTEISVARLETIITCIYQQLNKRLPTTHQINVQQNTSLLLNFMVAAHDSDAQGRLTVFSVKMMLSVLCGGKLVDKLRYIFSQISDSHGAMMVPKFDHFLQEALKLPNAVYEGPSFGYKDHFARSCFPQQKKVMLNMFLDTLMSDPLPQCLFWLPLLHRLANVENVYHPVACSFCRSEGMTGFRYRCQQCFNYQLCQNCFWRGHVSGNHNNQHEMKEHSSWKSPAKKLGRAISKSLGCVPSREPSHPVYPEYPEKPLNLSNMVPPRPIGNMNEPVLPSSAGPTPNKRLPTLAAAQRMNEEHALIAAYVNKLQTSPRALDSPSRTDEEHKLIARYASRLATDPVHTARPSDFSYDTNKQQRELIMQLENKNREILQEIQRLRVEHEQACQPTPERVQQNPTLLAELRQLRQRKDELEQRMSSLQESRRELMVQLEGLMKLLKDEEQRQAAQASGSSPSHASPRSMPMPIRSPSSGSTPTGHTPTHGPQDSLAGVGGDVQEAFSQGPRRNLRNDLLVAADSITNTMSSLVKELNSEDGGEEEERLQNGKDRG
- the dtnba gene encoding dystrobrevin, beta a isoform X3, which translates into the protein MIEEAGRKGNVMADRKQIFTDMKTENYDTIRLSTYRTACKLRFIQKKCNLHLVDVWNMIEAFRDNGLNTLDVCTEISVARLETIITCIYQQLNKRLPTTHQINVQQNTSLLLNFMVAAHDSDAQGRLTVFSVKMMLSVLCGGKLVDKLRYIFSQISDSHGAMMVPKFDHFLQEALKLPNAVYEGPSFGYKDHFARSCFPQQKKVMLNMFLDTLMSDPLPQCLFWLPLLHRLANVENVYHPVACSFCRSEGMTGFRYRCQQCFNYQLCQNCFWRGHVSGNHNNQHEMKEHSSWKSPAKKLGRAISKSLGCVPSREPSHPVYPEYPEKPLNLSNMVPPRPIGNMNEPVLPSSAGPTPNKRLPTLAAAQRMNEEHALIAAYVNKLQTSPRALDSPSRTDEEHKLIARYASRLATDPVHTARPSDFSYDTNKQQRELIMQLENKNREILQEIQRLRVEHEQACQPTPERVQQNPTLLAELRQLRQRKDELEQRMSSLQESRRELMVQLEGLMKLLKAQASGSSPSHASPRSMPMPIRSPSSGSTPTGHTPTHGPQDSLAGVGGDVQEAFSQGPRRNLRNDLLVAADSITNTMSSLVKELNSEEDGGEEEERLQNGKDRG